The sequence ttctttgtgtttcaAGGTTCATTGCTGGAACGAATCGCAAGGCTGCAAGTTTGTCGGCACCGCGGATGAACTACTGCCTCATTACGAGACCGAGTGCGCCTTCCATACGGTGGAATGTCTGCGCTGCGGCGAGGGGGTCCTGCACAGCGACCTGTCGACGCACTTTGCTACCGGATGCGGCGTCTCCGACTCTTCCGCGGCCACGCAGCAGCCGTCCTTGAAAGCTGCGGGCGTGACGCTCCGGGACCTGGGCCACGCGCTGGAAGACATAAAGGGGCTCTCGAAGGACGTGCGTCCCGACGAGCTGCTCTCCGGACTTCAGAGCCTGATCGCCAATCTCGCGGAAACCGCCCGCAATCGGAGGGCCAGGTTCGCAGACATCTCTCGGGCGCTCGGAACGTCCGAGCAGGACTTGAAGGACGAGCTCGCCCTGATCGCCACCGCCGCCGACACGTACCAGCCCGAGAGTCGGCAAAGTTCGGCGCGCGCATCGAGCACGTCGCCGTTCTCCTTGGGCTCGGAGAACGGGCTCATACTCCGGAAGTTGGAGCACTTCGCCCACAAGGCGCTGAACGCTCTGGAGTACTTGCGGCAGAACGTCGCCCGGCACGGTCAAAACCCGGTGACCGCGTCTTGCGAGCCCCTCGTCTTCTGTTCGGACAGCTTTCGGCGTTTCACCAGTTCGCTGTCCGTGGAACAGGGACTGGCCGAAGTACTCGGGAGCATGTGCTACGTGTTGACTCTCGAAAACGCGAACGAGATTTTCCTCTGCCGGGAGGACGACAGACAGTTCGCCGAGGTCACCTTGTGGCACACGAGGGATACGTATCTCACGATAGCCGTCTCCAAGCGCACCTACGGTGAAACTTGTGACCTCGTTGTGGACATCGCGTTCGACGGGCTGCTGGCGGGCTCCCGGTGCGTTCTGCGGGACTGGCGCGTAAAGGTGCGACATCCGGGCAATGACTGCTCCCTGGGCGGTCCCAACGAcgctcactgcgcatgcgcgcgcgaTCTCGACTCGATGAAACACTTCCACCGCGAGTTCAACATAAGCTTGGATTTTCTGAGAAACGGTGGTTTTCTAATGGACGGCAATGTGATATTCGAGATCCAGCTAGACTTATTGCATGAGACCGTGGTTTGAAGTA comes from Dermacentor andersoni chromosome 9, qqDerAnde1_hic_scaffold, whole genome shotgun sequence and encodes:
- the LOC126527701 gene encoding uncharacterized protein; translation: MPDAKRGTVHRFRDHVVAGVNWRPTRFAEDVPNVRVCGLCRMIPKRTVVLPCSHVLCQSCHAANSQGGVGTCPLDREPFEETQCASVELCAREANKLKVHCWNESQGCKFVGTADELLPHYETECAFHTVECLRCGEGVLHSDLSTHFATGCGVSDSSAATQQPSLKAAGVTLRDLGHALEDIKGLSKDVRPDELLSGLQSLIANLAETARNRRARFADISRALGTSEQDLKDELALIATAADTYQPESRQSSARASSTSPFSLGSENGLILRKLEHFAHKALNALEYLRQNVARHGQNPVTASCEPLVFCSDSFRRFTSSLSVEQGLAEVLGSMCYVLTLENANEIFLCREDDRQFAEVTLWHTRDTYLTIAVSKRTYGETCDLVVDIAFDGLLAGSRCVLRDWRVKVRHPGNDCSLGGPNDAHCACARDLDSMKHFHREFNISLDFLRNGGFLMDGNVIFEIQLDLLHETVV